The proteins below come from a single Vanessa cardui chromosome 7, ilVanCard2.1, whole genome shotgun sequence genomic window:
- the LOC124530886 gene encoding solute carrier family 66 member 2 isoform X3, whose amino-acid sequence MDWIISDELGLTVGHLVGWGAASAMIVGGVAPYIPQYRQIKKTQDAEGFSLYVCLTLLIANTLRILFWFGKRYELPLLIQSIVMNATMFAMIHLCVTVRKKNQIIRARERIFTDMDRKYFWAWTDFQSYVDCMLVFSVLGAALTYLLIEFSPFVELIGFLAVFTEAMLGAPQIAKNHQNKSTEGMSVSMVIMWTCGDLFKTAYFVIREAPTQFWVCGALQVLLDIVILFQVWLYRHNTAAARRLRRGD is encoded by the exons ATGGATTggataatatctgatgagttggggCTGACCGTGGGACATTTAGTGGGTTGGGGCGCAGCTTCTGCAATGATTGTGGGTGGTGTGGCACCTTACATTCCTCAATATAGGCAAATTAAAAAGACGCAAGATGCCGAAGGTTTTTCTCTTTATGTTTGCTTGACTCTATTGATAGCAAATACCttacgtatattattttg GTTTGGCAAACGCTATGAGTTGCCACtattaatacaaagtattgtaATGAATGCAACAATGTTTGCAATGATCCACCTCTGTGTGACTGTGAGGAAAAAGAACCAAATCATTAGAGCGAGGGAAAGAATTTTCACAG ATATGGACAGAAAGTATTTCTGGGCGTGGACGGATTTCCAAAGCTACGTCGATTGTATGCTAGTGTTCTCAGTGCTAGGGGCAGCTTTGACATATCTGCTAATTGAGTTCTCGCCATTTGTTGAGCTAATTGGCTTCCTCGCTGTATTCACTGAGGCTATGCTCGGCGCGCCCCAAATAGCGAAAAATCATCAGAACAAAAGTACAGAGGGAATGAG CGTGAGTATGGTGATAATGTGGACCTGTGGAGACTTATTCAAGACTGCCTATTTCGTTATTAGAGAGGCTCCAACACAGTTCTGGGTGTGTGGGGCCCTCCAAGTACTCCTAGATATTGTTATACTCTTCCAA GTGTGGCTGTACCGCCACAAcacggcggcggcgcggcggctgCGGCGCGGCGACTAG
- the LOC124530886 gene encoding solute carrier family 66 member 2 isoform X2, whose translation MDWIISDELGLTVGHLVGWGAASAMIVGGVAPYIPQYRQIKKTQDAEGFSLYVCLTLLIANTLRILFWFGKRYELPLLIQSIVMNATMFAMIHLCVTVRKKNQIIRARERIFTAQPDETAHWLGQRSGIVGGEKPHRFYDMDRKYFWAWTDFQSYVDCMLVFSVLGAALTYLLIEFSPFVELIGFLAVFTEAMLGAPQIAKNHQNKSTEGMSVSMVIMWTCGDLFKTAYFVIREAPTQFWVCGALQVLLDIVILFQVWLYRHNTAAARRLRRGD comes from the exons ATGGATTggataatatctgatgagttggggCTGACCGTGGGACATTTAGTGGGTTGGGGCGCAGCTTCTGCAATGATTGTGGGTGGTGTGGCACCTTACATTCCTCAATATAGGCAAATTAAAAAGACGCAAGATGCCGAAGGTTTTTCTCTTTATGTTTGCTTGACTCTATTGATAGCAAATACCttacgtatattattttg GTTTGGCAAACGCTATGAGTTGCCACtattaatacaaagtattgtaATGAATGCAACAATGTTTGCAATGATCCACCTCTGTGTGACTGTGAGGAAAAAGAACCAAATCATTAGAGCGAGGGAAAGAATTTTCACAG CTCAGCCAGACGAAACGGCACACTGGTTGGGACAGCGTAGCGGCATAGTAGGTGGCGAGAAACCGCATCGCTTTTACG ATATGGACAGAAAGTATTTCTGGGCGTGGACGGATTTCCAAAGCTACGTCGATTGTATGCTAGTGTTCTCAGTGCTAGGGGCAGCTTTGACATATCTGCTAATTGAGTTCTCGCCATTTGTTGAGCTAATTGGCTTCCTCGCTGTATTCACTGAGGCTATGCTCGGCGCGCCCCAAATAGCGAAAAATCATCAGAACAAAAGTACAGAGGGAATGAG CGTGAGTATGGTGATAATGTGGACCTGTGGAGACTTATTCAAGACTGCCTATTTCGTTATTAGAGAGGCTCCAACACAGTTCTGGGTGTGTGGGGCCCTCCAAGTACTCCTAGATATTGTTATACTCTTCCAA GTGTGGCTGTACCGCCACAAcacggcggcggcgcggcggctgCGGCGCGGCGACTAG
- the LOC124530886 gene encoding solute carrier family 66 member 2 isoform X1: MDWIISDELGLTVGHLVGWGAASAMIVGGVAPYIPQYRQIKKTQDAEGFSLYVCLTLLIANTLRILFWFGKRYELPLLIQSIVMNATMFAMIHLCVTVRKKNQIIRARERIFTGAIFMLYILLCCVNGSAQPDETAHWLGQRSGIVGGEKPHRFYDMDRKYFWAWTDFQSYVDCMLVFSVLGAALTYLLIEFSPFVELIGFLAVFTEAMLGAPQIAKNHQNKSTEGMSVSMVIMWTCGDLFKTAYFVIREAPTQFWVCGALQVLLDIVILFQVWLYRHNTAAARRLRRGD, encoded by the exons ATGGATTggataatatctgatgagttggggCTGACCGTGGGACATTTAGTGGGTTGGGGCGCAGCTTCTGCAATGATTGTGGGTGGTGTGGCACCTTACATTCCTCAATATAGGCAAATTAAAAAGACGCAAGATGCCGAAGGTTTTTCTCTTTATGTTTGCTTGACTCTATTGATAGCAAATACCttacgtatattattttg GTTTGGCAAACGCTATGAGTTGCCACtattaatacaaagtattgtaATGAATGCAACAATGTTTGCAATGATCCACCTCTGTGTGACTGTGAGGAAAAAGAACCAAATCATTAGAGCGAGGGAAAGAATTTTCACAG GTGCAATATTCATGTTATATATACTGTTATGTTGTGTAAATGGCTCAGCTCAGCCAGACGAAACGGCACACTGGTTGGGACAGCGTAGCGGCATAGTAGGTGGCGAGAAACCGCATCGCTTTTACG ATATGGACAGAAAGTATTTCTGGGCGTGGACGGATTTCCAAAGCTACGTCGATTGTATGCTAGTGTTCTCAGTGCTAGGGGCAGCTTTGACATATCTGCTAATTGAGTTCTCGCCATTTGTTGAGCTAATTGGCTTCCTCGCTGTATTCACTGAGGCTATGCTCGGCGCGCCCCAAATAGCGAAAAATCATCAGAACAAAAGTACAGAGGGAATGAG CGTGAGTATGGTGATAATGTGGACCTGTGGAGACTTATTCAAGACTGCCTATTTCGTTATTAGAGAGGCTCCAACACAGTTCTGGGTGTGTGGGGCCCTCCAAGTACTCCTAGATATTGTTATACTCTTCCAA GTGTGGCTGTACCGCCACAAcacggcggcggcgcggcggctgCGGCGCGGCGACTAG